A window of Strix aluco isolate bStrAlu1 chromosome 2, bStrAlu1.hap1, whole genome shotgun sequence contains these coding sequences:
- the PIGA gene encoding phosphatidylinositol N-acetylglucosaminyltransferase subunit A isoform X1 encodes MAAGGPAGGAHSVCMVSDFFYPNMGGVESHVYQLSQCLIERGHKVLVVTHAYGCRKGVRYLTNGLKVYYLPLKVMYNQSTATTLFHSLPLLRYIFVRERVTIVHAHSSFSAMAHDALFHAKTMGLRTVFTDHSLFGFADVSSVLTNKLLTVSLCDTNHIVCVSYTSKENTVLRAALDPRIVSVIPNAVDPTDFTPDPSRRDDSTITIVVVSRLVYRKGIDLLSGIIPELCQKYPELHFLVGGEGPKRIVLEEVRERYQLHDRVRLLGALEHQDVRNVLVQGHIFLNTSLTEAFCMAIVEAASCGLQVVSTRVGGIPEVLPENLIILCEPSVKSLCDGLEKAIAQLRSGTLQSPETVHNKVKTFYTWRNVAERTEKVYDRVADEVVLPMDERLNRLMSHCGPVTGYIFALFAVLNFLFLVFLRWMTPDSIIDVAIDATGPKGAWTKQYFFGKKGRVKEELPSS; translated from the exons ATGGCGGccgggggcccggcggggggggcgcaCAGCGTCTGCATGGTGTCGGACTTCTTCTACCCCAACATGGGGGGCGTGGAGAGCCACGTGTACCAGCTGTCGCAGTGCCTCATCGAGCGGGGCCACAAGGTCCTGGTGGTCACCCACGCCTACGGCTGCCGGAAGGGCGTCCGCTACCTCACCAACGGGCTGAAAGTCTACTACTTGCCCCTGAAGGTCATGTACAACCAGTCCACGGCGACGACGCTCTTCCACAGCCTGCCCCTGCTCAGGTACATATTTGTTCGGGAGAGGGTCACCATCGTCCACGCTCACAGCTCCTTCTCCGCCATGGCCCACGACGCCCTCTTCCATGCCAAGACCATGGGGCTGCGGACGGTGTTCACGGACCATTCTCTCTTTGGGTTTGCGGATGTCAGCTCGGTGCTCACCAACAAACTTCTGACGGTGTCCCTGTGTGATACGAACCACATCGTCTGCGTCTCCTACACGAGTAAGGAAAACACGGTGCTGCGAGCAGCTTTGGACCCTCGCATAGTCTCTGTCATCCCCAACGCTGTTGATCCCACCGACTTCACTCCAGACCCGTCAAGGAGGGATGACAGTACGATAACAATTGTTGTTGTCAGCAGACTTGTTTACAGAAAAG GTATAGATTTGCTTAGTGGTATCATTCCTGAGCTCTGTCAGAAATATCCAGAGTTACACTTCTTAGTTGGAGGAGAAGGACCAAAACGAATCGTACTGGAAGAAGTCCGGGAAAGATACCAGCTACATGACAG GGTACGTCTCCTAGGAGCCTTGGAACACCAGGATGTTAGGAACGTTCTAGTCCAGGGGCACATTTTTCTCAACACTTCCCTTACTGAGGCCTTTTGTATGGCAATCGTGGAAGCAGCAAGCTGTGGTTTACAg gtGGTGAGTACAAGAGTTGGTGGGATTCCTGAGGTACTTCCagaaaatctcattattttatgTGAACCCTCTGTGAAATCTTTGTGTGATGGATTAGAAAAAGCTATTGCCCAGCTCAGATCAGGAACACTACAATCTCCAGAAACTGTTCATAATAAAGTAAAGACATTTTATACCTGGAGGAATGTAGCAGAGAGAACTGAAAAA GTGTATGACAGGGTTGCAGATGAAGTGGTTTTACCAATGGATGAGCGACTTAACAGACTAATGTCTCACTGTGGCCCAGTGACTGGGtatatttttgctctttttgctgTTCTGAACTTCCTTTTCTTGGTGTTTCTGAGGTGGATGACTCCAGATTCCATTATTGATGTTGCAATAGATGCCACAGGACCTAAAGGTGCATGGACTAAACAgtatttttttgggaaaaaagggAGAGTTAAAGAAGAACTTCCAAGCTCCTAA
- the PIGA gene encoding phosphatidylinositol N-acetylglucosaminyltransferase subunit A isoform X2 has product MYNQSTATTLFHSLPLLRYIFVRERVTIVHAHSSFSAMAHDALFHAKTMGLRTVFTDHSLFGFADVSSVLTNKLLTVSLCDTNHIVCVSYTSKENTVLRAALDPRIVSVIPNAVDPTDFTPDPSRRDDSTITIVVVSRLVYRKGIDLLSGIIPELCQKYPELHFLVGGEGPKRIVLEEVRERYQLHDRVRLLGALEHQDVRNVLVQGHIFLNTSLTEAFCMAIVEAASCGLQVVSTRVGGIPEVLPENLIILCEPSVKSLCDGLEKAIAQLRSGTLQSPETVHNKVKTFYTWRNVAERTEKVYDRVADEVVLPMDERLNRLMSHCGPVTGYIFALFAVLNFLFLVFLRWMTPDSIIDVAIDATGPKGAWTKQYFFGKKGRVKEELPSS; this is encoded by the exons ATGTACAACCAGTCCACGGCGACGACGCTCTTCCACAGCCTGCCCCTGCTCAGGTACATATTTGTTCGGGAGAGGGTCACCATCGTCCACGCTCACAGCTCCTTCTCCGCCATGGCCCACGACGCCCTCTTCCATGCCAAGACCATGGGGCTGCGGACGGTGTTCACGGACCATTCTCTCTTTGGGTTTGCGGATGTCAGCTCGGTGCTCACCAACAAACTTCTGACGGTGTCCCTGTGTGATACGAACCACATCGTCTGCGTCTCCTACACGAGTAAGGAAAACACGGTGCTGCGAGCAGCTTTGGACCCTCGCATAGTCTCTGTCATCCCCAACGCTGTTGATCCCACCGACTTCACTCCAGACCCGTCAAGGAGGGATGACAGTACGATAACAATTGTTGTTGTCAGCAGACTTGTTTACAGAAAAG GTATAGATTTGCTTAGTGGTATCATTCCTGAGCTCTGTCAGAAATATCCAGAGTTACACTTCTTAGTTGGAGGAGAAGGACCAAAACGAATCGTACTGGAAGAAGTCCGGGAAAGATACCAGCTACATGACAG GGTACGTCTCCTAGGAGCCTTGGAACACCAGGATGTTAGGAACGTTCTAGTCCAGGGGCACATTTTTCTCAACACTTCCCTTACTGAGGCCTTTTGTATGGCAATCGTGGAAGCAGCAAGCTGTGGTTTACAg gtGGTGAGTACAAGAGTTGGTGGGATTCCTGAGGTACTTCCagaaaatctcattattttatgTGAACCCTCTGTGAAATCTTTGTGTGATGGATTAGAAAAAGCTATTGCCCAGCTCAGATCAGGAACACTACAATCTCCAGAAACTGTTCATAATAAAGTAAAGACATTTTATACCTGGAGGAATGTAGCAGAGAGAACTGAAAAA GTGTATGACAGGGTTGCAGATGAAGTGGTTTTACCAATGGATGAGCGACTTAACAGACTAATGTCTCACTGTGGCCCAGTGACTGGGtatatttttgctctttttgctgTTCTGAACTTCCTTTTCTTGGTGTTTCTGAGGTGGATGACTCCAGATTCCATTATTGATGTTGCAATAGATGCCACAGGACCTAAAGGTGCATGGACTAAACAgtatttttttgggaaaaaagggAGAGTTAAAGAAGAACTTCCAAGCTCCTAA
- the ASB11 gene encoding ankyrin repeat and SOCS box protein 11 isoform X2 — MENTSNRKEAARIAEEIYGIVPGSWADRSPLHDAAFQGRLLSLKTLIAQGFNVNLVTTDRVSALHEACLGGHVACAKVLLENGAQVNAVTIDGITPLFNACCSGSVACVNMLLEFGAKPQLGNHLASPIHEAVKRGHRECMEILLAHEVDIDQEDLQHGTPLYVACTYQRTDCVKKLLELGANVNMGKRLDTPLHAAARKSSMEVVILLTDYGANPKCRNAELKCALDLAVPNSKVEQVLLLREGPASLAQLCRLCIRKHLGRSCLYAIHKLHLPEPLENFLLYR, encoded by the exons ATGGAAAATACCA GCAACAGAAAAGAGGCTGCCAGGATAGCAGAAGAGATCTATGGAATAGTCCCAG GCAGCTGGGCAGACCGATCCCCTCTTCATGACGCTGCCTTCCAAGGACGCCTCCTGTCTTTGAAAACCTTGATTGCACAG GGTTTCAACGTGAACCTGGTGACAACAGACCGTGTGTCGGCTCTCCATGAGGCCTGCCTGGGTGGCCACGTTGCCTGTGCGAAGGTGCTGCTGGAGAATGGCGCTCAG GTCAATGCTGTCACCATTGATGGGATCACTCCTCTGTTTAATGCCTGCTGCAGTGGCAGTGTGGCCTGTGTCAACATGCTACTCGAATTCGGAGCCAAGCCACAGCTCGGCAACCACCTTGCATCGCCCATTCACGAAGCGGTCAAGAGAG GTCACAGGGAGTGCATGGAGATCCTTCTGGCCCATGAGGTTGATATTGACCAAGAAGACCTGCAGCACGGGACCCCGCTCTATGTGGCTTGCACGTACCAGAGGACAGACTGTGTCAAGAAGCTTTTGGAACTAG GAGCCAATGTTAACATGGGGAAGCGATTAGACACCCCCCTCCATGCAGCAGCAAGGAAATCCAGCATGGAGGTAGTCATCTTGCTGACAGACTATGGTGCTAACCCGAAATGCAGAAATGCTGAACTCAAATGTGCCCTGGATCTTGCAGTACCCAACAGCAAAGTGGAGCAGGTGCTTCTGCTTCGGGAAG gtccTGCCAGCCTTGCCCAGCTGTGCCGGTTGTGTATCAGAAAGCATCTGGGTCGGTCATGCCTATATGCAATCCACAAGCTGCACCTGCCTGAGCCACTTGAGAACTTTCTCCTTTATCGATAA
- the ASB11 gene encoding ankyrin repeat and SOCS box protein 11 isoform X1: protein MESSSILHAFTNIYFAIFALFCFKLLIKISLALLTHFYIVKGNRKEAARIAEEIYGIVPGSWADRSPLHDAAFQGRLLSLKTLIAQGFNVNLVTTDRVSALHEACLGGHVACAKVLLENGAQVNAVTIDGITPLFNACCSGSVACVNMLLEFGAKPQLGNHLASPIHEAVKRGHRECMEILLAHEVDIDQEDLQHGTPLYVACTYQRTDCVKKLLELGANVNMGKRLDTPLHAAARKSSMEVVILLTDYGANPKCRNAELKCALDLAVPNSKVEQVLLLREGPASLAQLCRLCIRKHLGRSCLYAIHKLHLPEPLENFLLYR from the exons ATGGAGAGCAGTTCTATACTCCATGCTTTCactaacatttattttgccatttttgctttattttgcttcaAGCTTTTAATTAAGATTTCCTTGGCTTTGCTGACCCATTTCTATATTGTTAAAGGCAACAGAAAAGAGGCTGCCAGGATAGCAGAAGAGATCTATGGAATAGTCCCAG GCAGCTGGGCAGACCGATCCCCTCTTCATGACGCTGCCTTCCAAGGACGCCTCCTGTCTTTGAAAACCTTGATTGCACAG GGTTTCAACGTGAACCTGGTGACAACAGACCGTGTGTCGGCTCTCCATGAGGCCTGCCTGGGTGGCCACGTTGCCTGTGCGAAGGTGCTGCTGGAGAATGGCGCTCAG GTCAATGCTGTCACCATTGATGGGATCACTCCTCTGTTTAATGCCTGCTGCAGTGGCAGTGTGGCCTGTGTCAACATGCTACTCGAATTCGGAGCCAAGCCACAGCTCGGCAACCACCTTGCATCGCCCATTCACGAAGCGGTCAAGAGAG GTCACAGGGAGTGCATGGAGATCCTTCTGGCCCATGAGGTTGATATTGACCAAGAAGACCTGCAGCACGGGACCCCGCTCTATGTGGCTTGCACGTACCAGAGGACAGACTGTGTCAAGAAGCTTTTGGAACTAG GAGCCAATGTTAACATGGGGAAGCGATTAGACACCCCCCTCCATGCAGCAGCAAGGAAATCCAGCATGGAGGTAGTCATCTTGCTGACAGACTATGGTGCTAACCCGAAATGCAGAAATGCTGAACTCAAATGTGCCCTGGATCTTGCAGTACCCAACAGCAAAGTGGAGCAGGTGCTTCTGCTTCGGGAAG gtccTGCCAGCCTTGCCCAGCTGTGCCGGTTGTGTATCAGAAAGCATCTGGGTCGGTCATGCCTATATGCAATCCACAAGCTGCACCTGCCTGAGCCACTTGAGAACTTTCTCCTTTATCGATAA